The following proteins are encoded in a genomic region of Cryptomeria japonica chromosome 11, Sugi_1.0, whole genome shotgun sequence:
- the LOC131033928 gene encoding aminotransferase-like protein FGM3 isoform X2, translating to MNKAHTVSDNTQMDAVYNRLRKHFYYFDAEKNPYLPIFMENAGGSQCPEMVIDSMSDYMRSKYVQLGAGYELSMRAKEVVDSTHNFMKTFMNADEVGEVAFGPSSSQLLENLSNCYLNFVEEGDEVIVHGANHEANAGPWIKLAEEKGLTLKFWMVSEDFSSNLESLGKLLSTRTRILAVAHVSNILGEILDLEKLVEFVREKVGSKKTKVVVDGVAFAPHRAIDVARWGVDWYVFSTYKVCGPHMAVLFGTNAAFSEINDEMPNFFFVPSHKFSSKFELGCLNHEGCAGILALKQYLQYLAQEEESLNLDASEQVDSIENVQKRLSAMKVEDSSIFDRELVEAAFRTVKLLEKPTQSALISYLRSRSDVRIVGPLTADGERRVPTISFVHRSKKSSDIAQALYKMGFAIRNGNMYSYRLISALCSSGLLFDNNVSEGVVRISMMHYNTPSEVSYLISCLNDILL from the coding sequence ATGAATAAGGCACACACAGTCTCAGACAACACCCAAATGGATGCAGTCTACAACAGGCTCAGGAAGCACTTCTACTACTTTGATGCAGAGAAAAACCCATATCTTCCAATTTTCATGGAAAATGCAGGGGGTAGCCAGTGTCCTGAAATGGTGATAGATTCCATGTCTGATTACATGAGATCTAAGTATGTTCAACTAGGGGCTGGATATGAACTTTCCATGAGAGCAAAAGAGGTGGTAGATTCTACTCATAATTTCATGAAGACCTTTATGAACGCTGATGAAGTTGGAGAGGTTGCATTTGGACCTTCATCTTCTCAGCTTTTGGAAAACTTGAGTAACTGTTACTTGAATTTTGTCGAGGAAGGAGATGAAGTGATTGTTCATGGGGCCAATCATGAAGCAAATGCTGGCCCGTGGATTAAACTCGCAGAGGAGAAAGGGCTAACGCTCAAGTTTTGGATGGTGAGTGAAGATTTCAGCTCAAACTTGGAATCTCTTGGTAAGCTATTATCCACTAGGACAAGAATCCTAGCAGTTGCACATGTTTCCAACATTTTAGGAGAAATACTGGATTTGGAAAAATTAGTGGAATTTGTTAGGGAGAAAGTAGGATCCAAGAAAACCAAAGTGGTTGTGGATGGTGTGGCCTTTGCCCCGCATAGAGCAATTGATGTAGCAAGGTGGGGTGTTGATTGGTATGTTTTTAGCACGTATAAGGTTTGTGGGCCTCACATGGCTGTTCTCTTTGGAACCAATGCCGCCTTCAGTGAAATCAATGATGAAATGCCCAATTTCTTTTTCGTTCCCAGTCATAAATTCAGCAGTAAATTTGAACTAGGATGCCTTAACCATGAGGGTTGTGCAGGGATTCTCGCCCTCAAACAGTATCTACAATATCTGGCGCAGGAAGAAGAGTCCTTAAATTTGGATGCTTCTGAACAGGTTGACTCGATTGAAAATGTTCAAAAGCGTCTTTCTGCTATGAAAGTTGAGGATTCTTCTATCTTTGATAGAGAGTTAGTCGAAGCTGCTTTCCGCACAGTTAAATTGTTGGAGAAACCCACGCAAAGTGCATTGATTAGCTATCTTAGATCAAGATCAGATGTTCGAATCGTAGGGCCTCTTACTGCAGATGGAGAACGCAGGGTTCCCACCATCTCTTTTGTCCACAGGAGTAAGAAATCGTCTGACATTGCTCAAGCTCTTTACAAAATGGGTTTTGCAATTAGAAATGGGAATATGTATTCGTACAGGCTTATCTCAGCTCTATGCTCATCTGGCCTTCTATTCGACAACAATGTGAGCGAGGGTGTAGTAAGAATTTCAATGATGCATTACAATACTCCTTCTGAGGTTTCTTATCTCATCTCTTGTTTGAATGACATTCTTTTATGA
- the LOC131033928 gene encoding aminotransferase-like protein FGM3 isoform X1, protein MVVYLSSAPVCSIFRSGFPRLQPAFSINMNKAHTVSDNTQMDAVYNRLRKHFYYFDAEKNPYLPIFMENAGGSQCPEMVIDSMSDYMRSKYVQLGAGYELSMRAKEVVDSTHNFMKTFMNADEVGEVAFGPSSSQLLENLSNCYLNFVEEGDEVIVHGANHEANAGPWIKLAEEKGLTLKFWMVSEDFSSNLESLGKLLSTRTRILAVAHVSNILGEILDLEKLVEFVREKVGSKKTKVVVDGVAFAPHRAIDVARWGVDWYVFSTYKVCGPHMAVLFGTNAAFSEINDEMPNFFFVPSHKFSSKFELGCLNHEGCAGILALKQYLQYLAQEEESLNLDASEQVDSIENVQKRLSAMKVEDSSIFDRELVEAAFRTVKLLEKPTQSALISYLRSRSDVRIVGPLTADGERRVPTISFVHRSKKSSDIAQALYKMGFAIRNGNMYSYRLISALCSSGLLFDNNVSEGVVRISMMHYNTPSEVSYLISCLNDILL, encoded by the exons CCTGTATGCTCAATATTCCGTTCTG GTTTTCCGAGGCTTCAACCAGCTTTCTCAATAAACATGAATAAGGCACACACAGTCTCAGACAACACCCAAATGGATGCAGTCTACAACAGGCTCAGGAAGCACTTCTACTACTTTGATGCAGAGAAAAACCCATATCTTCCAATTTTCATGGAAAATGCAGGGGGTAGCCAGTGTCCTGAAATGGTGATAGATTCCATGTCTGATTACATGAGATCTAAGTATGTTCAACTAGGGGCTGGATATGAACTTTCCATGAGAGCAAAAGAGGTGGTAGATTCTACTCATAATTTCATGAAGACCTTTATGAACGCTGATGAAGTTGGAGAGGTTGCATTTGGACCTTCATCTTCTCAGCTTTTGGAAAACTTGAGTAACTGTTACTTGAATTTTGTCGAGGAAGGAGATGAAGTGATTGTTCATGGGGCCAATCATGAAGCAAATGCTGGCCCGTGGATTAAACTCGCAGAGGAGAAAGGGCTAACGCTCAAGTTTTGGATGGTGAGTGAAGATTTCAGCTCAAACTTGGAATCTCTTGGTAAGCTATTATCCACTAGGACAAGAATCCTAGCAGTTGCACATGTTTCCAACATTTTAGGAGAAATACTGGATTTGGAAAAATTAGTGGAATTTGTTAGGGAGAAAGTAGGATCCAAGAAAACCAAAGTGGTTGTGGATGGTGTGGCCTTTGCCCCGCATAGAGCAATTGATGTAGCAAGGTGGGGTGTTGATTGGTATGTTTTTAGCACGTATAAGGTTTGTGGGCCTCACATGGCTGTTCTCTTTGGAACCAATGCCGCCTTCAGTGAAATCAATGATGAAATGCCCAATTTCTTTTTCGTTCCCAGTCATAAATTCAGCAGTAAATTTGAACTAGGATGCCTTAACCATGAGGGTTGTGCAGGGATTCTCGCCCTCAAACAGTATCTACAATATCTGGCGCAGGAAGAAGAGTCCTTAAATTTGGATGCTTCTGAACAGGTTGACTCGATTGAAAATGTTCAAAAGCGTCTTTCTGCTATGAAAGTTGAGGATTCTTCTATCTTTGATAGAGAGTTAGTCGAAGCTGCTTTCCGCACAGTTAAATTGTTGGAGAAACCCACGCAAAGTGCATTGATTAGCTATCTTAGATCAAGATCAGATGTTCGAATCGTAGGGCCTCTTACTGCAGATGGAGAACGCAGGGTTCCCACCATCTCTTTTGTCCACAGGAGTAAGAAATCGTCTGACATTGCTCAAGCTCTTTACAAAATGGGTTTTGCAATTAGAAATGGGAATATGTATTCGTACAGGCTTATCTCAGCTCTATGCTCATCTGGCCTTCTATTCGACAACAATGTGAGCGAGGGTGTAGTAAGAATTTCAATGATGCATTACAATACTCCTTCTGAGGTTTCTTATCTCATCTCTTGTTTGAATGACATTCTTTTATGA